GCGGCCATTGCGTCGATCGAGCTTCTGCGTCGATTCTCACCAAAAGACGTTGGCGCGGGCGAGGAAGAAGCTCGGATGGTCTCCATTGAGGAAGGGACGATCGGAGGGCGCGACCATCGTCATCGCGCGCGTCCAATTGGCCTGCAGACGGAAGCCGTTGACCGGATACCAGTTCAAGCCGATCGTCAGATTTTCCTGGCGGCCGCCGAGCGTCGCCGTGCTGGCGAGCGCCTTCTGAAGCGCCGAGCCGGCCACGGTCGCCGCATAGACGAAATTGCCGTCGACGACCCCGCCATTGTTGAGATTGAGCTCGCTGAAGCGGGCCGCGACCTCCCAGGCGCCCCAGCCGCCCTTGTTGACGGGATCCTTGATCTGGACCGGGCCGATCGTGCCGGGCGTGAAGTAGTTCTTGTCGTAGCCATTATAGGAGGCGGCGCGCGATTCGCCGGTCAGGAACACAGAGCCCTGGACATAGTAGCCGCTGTATTGGAGGCTGGAGCCGCCGCCATTGCCGAGCAGGAGCCCGTTGACCGGATCGCGCTCGTATCGCGTGGCGATATATTCGCCCTGCAGCGAGACCGGGCCATAGGCCGCGGAGGCTTCGAAACCGTAGCTATAAGCGTATTTCAAGCAGCCGTTCTTCAGGATGAAAGGCGCGGACAGGAGACCGAGGCCGGTCGCGCTCGTCGCCAGGCTGCCGGAGGCGGCGCAAGTCAAATCCTGAGCGGCGGACACGCGCGTCCAGGTTCCGCTGCCGCCCAGAATATCCGCCTCCTCGCGCTCCGTGCCGGCGCCCGGCCGCAGGAAGGCGGCATTGGTGGCGGCCGTCGTATCGTTCGGCTTGTGATAGCGGAAGGACGAGCCGATGTGCAGCAGCTTGTCCTCTTCCTGAATGGGCGCATAGGTGGCGCGCACCGCCGCGTCCCAATATTGCGCGCCGCCGGTGGGCGGAGCGACCGCAGTGTCCTGCGGCGAGGTGGAGAAGATGCCGGTCTTCACCGACCAAGTCTTGTCGCCCACGGTGACGGCCGCGCCCGTATGGCGGCTCGGCGCGAGGACGGTCGGCAGCGCGCGCTCGAGGAAGGTGATGTTGCTCGACGAGCTGTTCGTCTCCATGCTGAACGGCTCGAAGAAATTGCCGATCTGGAAGGTGACGGGCTGCTTGGAGATCGCCTCCGGCAGCAGCTTGGCGCGATAGGCCAGATAGGCGTCGCGAATTCCGGTCACGCCGGTGTTGGTGAAATCATATTGGAACCGGTAGTACCAGTCTTTATAGGCCTTGCCTTCGATCCAGATCTGCGCGCGGCGGAAGCCGACATTGCTGCGCGACATGGTGTCGGCCGAGCTCGAGAAGCCGCCATCCGTCTGGATGCGGCCGCCGATCTTGAAGCTGAACGCCTTGTCCTCGGTCTCGACGAAGAGGCCGTTCTTGAAGCTGACGAACACCGGCGGCGGGGCGACGAGCCCGGGCAGGGTTTTGGCGGAATTCAGCGCATTCTTGACCTGGACATTGGTCTTGGCCTGATCGGCGACCTTGGCCTCGAGCCGCTTGAGCTGCTCCTTCAGCGCCTTGATCTCGCTCGCCGTGTCGGCCAGCGCCGCGGCCGGAACGCCCAGCAGCCCGCAAAAAGCGACGAACGCCACGCCGCCCGAGAGCCGCTGCGCCATTTTCGACTCGATTTTCTGTTCTTTCATCAAAGCCCCCTGCGCTCGTCGTTCGGCGCTCGGCGTGAACGGTCCGGATTTCTGTTCGCCGGGCGGAATTTCATTCGATCGAATGAACATCTCGCATCGACGACAAGTCTCCCGGTCCGAAGCGGACACGCGCAACGCTCGACAATTGCGCCATTTGCCTGTTAATCGACAGATGACGCCTAAATTCCCGCCAACTCCGCTCGTCTGATGAGCTTCGACAGGCGAAATGTTCTTTAGACTCGCTACATGTAATTGTCTTACATTTCGATTGGCCGTTTGCGCAAGGCCCGAGTCGGCGTCACGTAAGGTTTTTCACGTAAGTGTTGCCGATCGGCCACGATCGGGGCGCGCAGAATATGTGGTGCGACGATATTACGGACCCGCCATCGCCGCGCGGATATCCATCGTCGAAGCATGGGAGACGGCACAAAATTGTTGTGATTTAAATGGTTTATATCGAGCTTGCGGTCACAAGCGCTCGCCCCGCCCGCGTGGCATTTGGGCCACACCTTACGTACAAACCGCCGTCACAATTCGCCGCCCCAGTCTTTTGTGATGAATGTGTCACAAAACGCCTCTAGCGCTGCCATAGCGGTAATCAATTCAAGGCTAGAGGCTGACGAACATGACACAGGTACCGAACGTTCAGACGATCGCGAAAGGCGCGACGCCTTCGAAGCTGCTGGGAGGCGTGGCCGCCATCGCCCTCCTCGGCGCGTTCGGCGCGCCCACGGCGGCTCTCGCCGACACGTCGAGCGAGATCAAGGCGCTCAAGGCCGAGCTGAAGCGGCTCGAGCACAAGCTCGACGAGCAGGCCAAGACGACCCATCAGGTCAAGAACGCGCTGAACTCGGCCAAGTCCGCCCCGGCGAGCAACGCCCCGCCGCCGGTGTTCGTCAGCTTCAAGAACGGCCTCTATGTCGAGACCGAGGACAAGAGCTTCGACTTCAAGATCGGCGGCCGCATCCAGGTCGACGGCGGCTTCGGCGGTCGCGCCGACACCTTCTCCGCGAGCAATGTCGGCTTCCGCCGCGCTCGCCTCGAGGTGGAGGGCAAGGCCTATAAGAACTGGTATTACAAGTTCCAATACGACTTCACGGGCTCCGGCGCCGCCGGCATTCGCGACGCCTTCCTCGCCTATCGCGCCAAGCTGCTGCCCGAGCAGATCACCAAGCAGCCGGTCACCTTCCAGGTCGGCAATCAATACGAGCCCTTCGGCCTGGAGACGCTCAACTCGTCGAAGCACATCGTGTTCATCGAGCGCGCCATGACCGAGGCGCTGACCCCCGCCCGCCATATCGGCGCGTCGGTCGGCGTCGGCGACAAGAACTGGGCCGTCAAGGGCGGCCTCTTCTCCACCAGCCCGCAGGACGCCACGACCGCGCCGCCCACCGGCGAAGCGCAATATTGGGACGCCTCGGTGCGCGCGATCTATGCGCCGATCCTCGAGGAAGACAAGCTGCTGCATGTCGGCGCGTCCTTCCTCTATCATAAGCCGAACAACACGACCGCCGCGACCGATGCGAACTTCCTGCGCCCCGGTCAGGCGACCCGCGACGAGTTCGGCGTTCTCGGCGGCGGCGGCGCTCTGATTCGCGTGCCGACCGCTCAGGATCTGTCCTGCGCCGCCGGCGCTGGAAGTCTCAATACGGCCGTCCCGGCCGCGGCCCTCGCCTTCGCGCCCTTCTTCCGCCGCAGCAGCTGCTTGAAATACAGCTATAATTACGGCTTCGAAGCCGCCGCGGTCTACGGTCCCTTCTCGCTGCAGGGCGAATATGTCGCCGCCCAATATGAGCGTGATCCGGTCAACGGCCTGCTGCTCGGCAATGGCGGCGGATCGAGCCTCTCCTACAGCAGCTATTACGTCTTCGGTTCGGTGTTCCTGACCGGCGAGACGCGCGCCGCCTCCTATCGCGGCTATGACAAGGATTGGAACACCCCCGGCACGTTCAGCGATGTCGTGATCAAGAATCCGCTCAGCAAGGGCGGCTTCGGCGCCTGGGAGTTCGCCGTTCGCTTCAGCGAGCTCAATCTGAACAATGGCGGCGTCACCGGCGACAATTATTCGGCGACGCTCGGCGCCGGCTCGGCCCTCCAGCAGGCTCTCAGCAAGACCGGCACGATCGGCGGCCGCGAGGAGAATCTGACGGTCGGCCTCAACTGGTATCCGGACAAGGGCGTTCGCCTGCAGGCGAATTGGACCCGCGCGATGACGCTCGTCGCTCCGTCCGACCGTCCCTATCTCAACGGCCAGCATCCGAACGCCTTCATCGCTCGCGCCCAGGTCTTCTGGTGAGCGAAAACGCCGGCCTTCGCAGGCCCGGCGAGACGTTTCGATCGAGAAGAGGCCGCCCTTCGGGGCGGCCTTTTTCGTTATAGAACCGATGTCTATAACGTGACATTTCCGCCACAGAAGCGCGGGAATTGGGGAGACTGAGGCGACGCTCGCGCTATCTCTCTAGTCATCCCCTATAGTCTATGATTAAGGAATTTTACTGAGCCATTCATATGGGGACGATCATGAAGAAACACGGCGACACAAGCGGCTTGGCCGCGCGCCTCTCGGGCGGCGTGGCGCTCGTCGCATTCTGCGGGCTGCTGGGCGTTCCCGCCTCGGCGCTAGCGGATACGGCGAGCGAGATCAAGGCGTTGAAGGCGGAGCTCAAGCGGCTCGAGGCCAAGGTCGCCGATCAGGCCAAGTCCACCGCCCAGGTCAAGAACGCGCTGAACTCCGCCAAGGGCGCGCCGGCGACGAACGCGCCGCCGCCGGTCTTCATCTCCTTCCGCAACGGCCTCTTCGTCGAGACCGAGGATCAGGACTTCAATTTCAAGGTCGGCGGGCACCTCCAGGTCGACGGCGGCTTCGCCTCCTCGGCGGACACCATCTCCCGCTCCAATGTCGGCTTCCGCCGCGCCCGCCTCGAGGTCGAGGGCAAGGCCTTCAAGAATTGGTTCTACAAGATCCAATACGACTTCACCGGCGCCGGCGTCGCCGGCATTCGCGATTTCTATTTCGCTTATCGCGACAAATTCCTGCCGCCGGAGATCAGCTCGCAGCCGGTCACCTTCCAGATCGGCAATTTCAGAGAGCCCTTCAGCCTCGAATCGACCGAATCGTCGAAATATTTCACCTTCATCGAGCGCTCGCTGCCCTCCGTCCTCTCGCCGAGCCGCCATATCGGCGCGGCGGTCGCCGTCGGCGACAAGCAATGGAGCGTCAAGGCCGGCATATTCTCGACCAGCCCGCAGGACACGGCCACCGCCCCGCCCACGGGCGGATCGCAATATTGGGATGCGGCGGTGCGCGGCGTCTATGCGCCGATCGTGGAAGAGGACAAGCTGCTCCATCTCGGCGCCTCGTTCAAATATCACAAGCCCAACAACACCACCGCGGCCACCGACGCCGCCAATCTGCGCCCCGGCCAATCCTCCGAGCGCGAGGAGACCGACGTGCTCGGCGGCGGCGGCGCTCTGACCCGCGTCTCCGCGGCCCAGGATCTCTCCTGCGGCGCCTCGGCGGCCAGCCTCAACATAGCGACCACCGGCGTCGGCCTGCTCAGCGCGCCCTTCGCGCGGCGCTCGAGCTGCCTGAAATATTCGTATAATTACGGATTCGAAGCCGCCGCCGCCTATGGCCCGGTCTCGCTGCAGGGCGAATATATCGCCGCCCAATATGAGCGGGACACCACCAACGCCTTCCTCTTCGGCAATGGCGGCGGAAGCAGCCTGCGTTACAGCGGCTATTACGTCTTGGGCTCCTTGTTCCTGACCGGCGAGTCGCGCGCGGCCTCCTACAAGGGCTATGACAAGGACTTCAACACGCCGGGCAGCTTCGGCGAGGTTCAGATCAAGAACCCGCTGAACAAGGGCGGCTATGGCGCCTTCGAGCTGGCGGCGCGCTACAGCGAGATCAATCTCAACAATGGCGGTCTCGTCGACGGCGGCTTCGTCTATGCGGCGACCGTGGCCGGCAACGCCGCGCAGAAGGCGCTCGCCAGCACCGCGACGCTCGGCGGACGCCAGGACAATTTCTCCGTCGCGTTGAACTGGTATCCGGTCAAAGGCGTGCGCTTCCAGGCCAATTGGACCAAGACGCTGACGCTGATCGCCCCGTCGGACCGCCCCTTCCTCAATGGCGACCACCCGAGCCTCTTCCTCGCCAGAGCCCAGATCTACTGGTGAGACCTTCGGTCCGGGCGTATTACAGAACGCTCCCCAATGCGCGCGGCCGCCCCTCACGGGCGGCCGTCGTCGTTTCACGCGCCTCGATCCGGCCGAGACCATTTCCGTCATGCAGGAAATACAATAATAAATTAAGACGTTCCCATCGCCGATTCGGCGAAGCGTCGGTAATCGATACATTTACCTAGGTGTAAATGCGTAATTCGATTGACGTTGCTTCGACGGATTCCAAATATGTCTAATATAGCTCGATTTTCCGTCGGCCTTGCCGCAGTCGCGCACTGCGTCGCCGCGGCGCGCGCCGAAGAGCTCCCGAAACGACAGGCCGCGCCGGTCGAATATGTTCGCATCTGCGATCAATATGGCTCGGCGTTTTTCTACATCCCCGGCAACAACACCTGTCTGCGCATCGGCGGCGCCGCCGTCGCCGAATGGCGCTCGTGGAGCACCTCCTACCGCATGTCGCGCAACATTATCGCGACCGACAATCCTGTCGCCTTCGGCCCGGGCGTCAGCGCCAATCCGCTCGGCATACCGGGCCATGTGCCCAATCTCGGCTACTCCAATCCACGCAGCGGCGACAATAGCGGCTTCGTCGGCGTCGGCCGGCTGGAGATGGACGCCCGCGCGCCGACCGATTACGGCACGATGCGCGCCTTCATTCGGCTCGAATCGCAGTTCGGCTCGGACAGCAGCGCGGCGACGGGCTCGATCAGCGGCTCGCAATATTTCGGCGCCGCCAATTTCTCCAACGGCAATGTGTTCCGCACGACGGCGCGCGAGACGACGATCCTCAACAAGGCGTTTGTGCAATTCGGCGGCCTGACCGCCGGCCGCGTGCAGTCCTTCTTCGATTTCTACACGGACAACATCGATTGGG
This genomic window from Methylosinus sp. H3A contains:
- a CDS encoding OprO/OprP family phosphate-selective porin, which produces MKKHGDTSGLAARLSGGVALVAFCGLLGVPASALADTASEIKALKAELKRLEAKVADQAKSTAQVKNALNSAKGAPATNAPPPVFISFRNGLFVETEDQDFNFKVGGHLQVDGGFASSADTISRSNVGFRRARLEVEGKAFKNWFYKIQYDFTGAGVAGIRDFYFAYRDKFLPPEISSQPVTFQIGNFREPFSLESTESSKYFTFIERSLPSVLSPSRHIGAAVAVGDKQWSVKAGIFSTSPQDTATAPPTGGSQYWDAAVRGVYAPIVEEDKLLHLGASFKYHKPNNTTAATDAANLRPGQSSEREETDVLGGGGALTRVSAAQDLSCGASAASLNIATTGVGLLSAPFARRSSCLKYSYNYGFEAAAAYGPVSLQGEYIAAQYERDTTNAFLFGNGGGSSLRYSGYYVLGSLFLTGESRAASYKGYDKDFNTPGSFGEVQIKNPLNKGGYGAFELAARYSEINLNNGGLVDGGFVYAATVAGNAAQKALASTATLGGRQDNFSVALNWYPVKGVRFQANWTKTLTLIAPSDRPFLNGDHPSLFLARAQIYW
- a CDS encoding OprO/OprP family phosphate-selective porin gives rise to the protein MTQVPNVQTIAKGATPSKLLGGVAAIALLGAFGAPTAALADTSSEIKALKAELKRLEHKLDEQAKTTHQVKNALNSAKSAPASNAPPPVFVSFKNGLYVETEDKSFDFKIGGRIQVDGGFGGRADTFSASNVGFRRARLEVEGKAYKNWYYKFQYDFTGSGAAGIRDAFLAYRAKLLPEQITKQPVTFQVGNQYEPFGLETLNSSKHIVFIERAMTEALTPARHIGASVGVGDKNWAVKGGLFSTSPQDATTAPPTGEAQYWDASVRAIYAPILEEDKLLHVGASFLYHKPNNTTAATDANFLRPGQATRDEFGVLGGGGALIRVPTAQDLSCAAGAGSLNTAVPAAALAFAPFFRRSSCLKYSYNYGFEAAAVYGPFSLQGEYVAAQYERDPVNGLLLGNGGGSSLSYSSYYVFGSVFLTGETRAASYRGYDKDWNTPGTFSDVVIKNPLSKGGFGAWEFAVRFSELNLNNGGVTGDNYSATLGAGSALQQALSKTGTIGGREENLTVGLNWYPDKGVRLQANWTRAMTLVAPSDRPYLNGQHPNAFIARAQVFW
- a CDS encoding OprO/OprP family phosphate-selective porin, which codes for MKEQKIESKMAQRLSGGVAFVAFCGLLGVPAAALADTASEIKALKEQLKRLEAKVADQAKTNVQVKNALNSAKTLPGLVAPPPVFVSFKNGLFVETEDKAFSFKIGGRIQTDGGFSSSADTMSRSNVGFRRAQIWIEGKAYKDWYYRFQYDFTNTGVTGIRDAYLAYRAKLLPEAISKQPVTFQIGNFFEPFSMETNSSSSNITFLERALPTVLAPSRHTGAAVTVGDKTWSVKTGIFSTSPQDTAVAPPTGGAQYWDAAVRATYAPIQEEDKLLHIGSSFRYHKPNDTTAATNAAFLRPGAGTEREEADILGGSGTWTRVSAAQDLTCAASGSLATSATGLGLLSAPFILKNGCLKYAYSYGFEASAAYGPVSLQGEYIATRYERDPVNGLLLGNGGGSSLQYSGYYVQGSVFLTGESRAASYNGYDKNYFTPGTIGPVQIKDPVNKGGWGAWEVAARFSELNLNNGGVVDGNFVYAATVAGSALQKALASTATLGGRQENLTIGLNWYPVNGFRLQANWTRAMTMVAPSDRPFLNGDHPSFFLARANVFW